The Nitrospirota bacterium DNA segment GGTAAAATAACCCTTCCGCTTATTTATCTTCTTAAAGTAGTAGATGATAATGAGAAAAAAGAACTCAGGGAAATAATAAAAACAGGCTCACGAAAAGCAGGGCTAATTAAAATACTAAGACTGTTTAAAAAGTATAATTCCATTGAGCTTTCTCTCCAGAGGGCAGAAAAATTAATAGATGAAGCCAAGGTTGACTTATCCATTTTCCCTGACTCATCGGCAAAGACTGCACTTTTTACTATTGCTGACTATACTCTTCAAAGAGGAAAGTAAATGCATCCATTAGTAGAGCTTGCAAGGAAGACTGTAGAGACATATGTCAGAGAAGGGAAAATAATAGAATTGCCGGATAATCTTACACCTGAAATGTCTGAAAAAGCTGGTGTATTTGTATGTATAAAAAAAGGTGAACAGTTGAGAGGTTGCATCGGCACATTTATGCCTACCAAAGAATCTATTGCAAGTGAGTTAATTTCAAATGCAATTGCAGCTTCAACAAATGATCCACGATTTGAGCGTGTTCAGGAAAATGAGCTTGCAGATCTAAATTATACTGTTGATGTCCTCTCCAGTCCCGAAAAAGTAAATAGTATTTCTGAACTTGATCCTAAAAGGTATGGAGTTATCGTAATATCTGGATTCAAAAAAGGTTT contains these protein-coding regions:
- the amrA gene encoding AmmeMemoRadiSam system protein A, with amino-acid sequence MHPLVELARKTVETYVREGKIIELPDNLTPEMSEKAGVFVCIKKGEQLRGCIGTFMPTKESIASELISNAIAASTNDPRFERVQENELADLNYTVDVLSSPEKVNSISELDPKRYGVIVISGFKKGLLLPDLEGVDTVEEQLKIAKMKAGIMPDENVEIYKFEVKRYK